The following proteins are encoded in a genomic region of Pseudoxanthomonas suwonensis 11-1:
- the speA gene encoding arginine decarboxylase, which yields MSDWSADHARATWSIPHWSGGYFDVADGAMQVLPRGAGGPALPLPGLVEAARAQGMQLPLLLRFPDILGDRLAQLQSAFALAMDDVGYAGGYTAVYPIKVNQHRGVAGTLAGHHGEGFGLEAGSKPELMAVLALSRPGGLVVCNGYKDREYIRLALIGRKLGLETFIVIEKPSELRLVMEEARALGVQPGLGVRMRLASLGAGKWQNSGGDKAKFGLSPRQLLDLWKNLRDSGMTDCLQLLHFHMGSQISNVRDIANGMREAVRYFSELSRLGAKIRYMDVGGGLGIDYEGTRSRSECSINYGLHQYAANIVQPLAEACAEQGLPAPRIVTECGRAMTAHHAVLVADTIEVEQAPEGRVPDAHDDEPAAIRHLRELHAELERRPPLELFHEAQHFHAEGLAAYALGQIDLPQRARVDDLFYAVVHGVRARLDGSERSHRPVLDELNDRLVDKYFVNFSVFESIPDVWAIDQVFPIVPIARLDEAPARRGVIADMTCDSDGTVKTYVENGGLDTSLPLHPVRRGEHYRVGFFLVGAYQEILGDIHNLFGDTDAVEVRLTDDGGYELTQQRRGDTTDVMLDYVGYRLDDLRAAYAQRVHAAGLPQEEALAMAAALEAGLTGYTYLAGDPLE from the coding sequence ATGAGCGACTGGTCCGCCGACCACGCCCGCGCCACCTGGTCCATCCCGCACTGGTCGGGGGGCTATTTCGACGTGGCCGATGGCGCGATGCAGGTCCTGCCGCGCGGTGCTGGCGGCCCGGCGCTGCCGCTGCCCGGCCTGGTCGAGGCCGCGCGCGCCCAGGGCATGCAGCTGCCGCTGCTGCTGCGCTTCCCGGACATCCTCGGCGACCGCCTGGCCCAGCTGCAGTCGGCCTTCGCCCTGGCGATGGACGACGTCGGCTATGCCGGCGGCTACACCGCCGTGTACCCGATCAAGGTCAACCAGCACCGTGGCGTGGCCGGAACCCTGGCCGGCCACCATGGCGAGGGCTTCGGCCTGGAGGCCGGCAGCAAGCCGGAGCTGATGGCGGTGCTGGCGCTGTCGCGCCCGGGCGGCCTGGTCGTGTGCAACGGCTACAAGGACCGCGAGTACATCCGCCTGGCCCTGATCGGCCGCAAGCTCGGCCTGGAGACCTTCATCGTCATCGAGAAGCCCTCCGAGCTGCGCCTGGTGATGGAGGAGGCGCGGGCGCTGGGCGTGCAGCCGGGCCTGGGCGTGCGCATGCGCCTGGCCTCGCTTGGCGCCGGCAAGTGGCAGAACAGCGGCGGCGACAAGGCCAAGTTCGGCCTGTCCCCGCGCCAGCTGCTGGACCTGTGGAAGAACCTGCGCGACAGCGGCATGACCGACTGCCTGCAGCTGCTGCACTTCCACATGGGCTCGCAGATCTCCAACGTGCGCGACATCGCCAACGGCATGCGCGAGGCGGTGCGCTATTTCAGCGAGCTGTCGCGCCTCGGCGCGAAGATCCGCTACATGGACGTCGGCGGCGGCCTCGGCATCGACTACGAAGGCACCCGCTCGCGCAGCGAGTGCTCGATCAACTACGGCCTGCACCAGTACGCGGCCAACATCGTGCAGCCGCTGGCCGAGGCCTGCGCCGAACAGGGCCTGCCGGCGCCGCGCATCGTCACCGAGTGCGGCCGCGCGATGACCGCGCACCACGCCGTGCTGGTGGCCGACACCATCGAGGTCGAGCAGGCGCCGGAAGGCCGCGTGCCGGACGCGCACGACGACGAGCCGGCGGCGATCCGCCACCTGCGCGAACTGCACGCCGAGCTCGAGCGGCGCCCGCCGCTGGAGCTGTTCCACGAGGCCCAGCACTTCCACGCCGAAGGCCTGGCCGCGTACGCGCTGGGCCAGATCGACCTGCCGCAGCGGGCGCGCGTGGACGACCTGTTCTACGCCGTGGTCCACGGCGTGCGCGCGCGCCTGGACGGCAGCGAGCGCAGCCATCGCCCGGTGCTGGACGAGCTCAACGACCGCCTGGTCGACAAGTACTTCGTCAACTTCAGCGTGTTCGAGTCGATCCCGGACGTGTGGGCGATCGACCAGGTGTTCCCGATCGTGCCGATCGCGCGCCTGGACGAGGCGCCGGCACGCCGCGGCGTGATCGCCGACATGACCTGCGACTCCGACGGCACGGTGAAGACCTACGTCGAGAACGGCGGCCTGGACACCTCCCTGCCGCTGCACCCGGTGCGCCGCGGCGAGCACTACCGGGTCGGCTTCTTCCTGGTCGGCGCCTACCAGGAGATCCTGGGCGACATCCACAACCTGTTCGGCGACACCGATGCGGTGGAAGTACGGCTGACCGATGACGGCGGCTACGAACTGACCCAGCAGCGTCGCGGCGACACCACCGACGTGATGCTGGATTACGTCGGCTACCGCCTGGACGACCTGCGCGCGGCCTATGCCCAGCGCGTGCACGCCGCCGGCCTGCCGCAGGAGGAAGCGCTGGCCATGGCCGCCGCGCTGGAAGCCGGCCTCACCGGCTACACCTACCTGGCCGGGGACCCGCTGGAGTAA
- a CDS encoding DUF1697 domain-containing protein, whose protein sequence is MARHIALLRAVNVGGTGKLPMAELVAMCQAEGFTGVRTVLASGNVVFDSDASPAKVKAALERRLLGYAGKPVGVLVRSPAEMAAVLAANPFPGEPGNRTVAIFLDGPPPAGALDAVRHQRDERLALGLREIYVAYGSGMADSKLVVPAASAGTARNMNTVARLVALAQGA, encoded by the coding sequence ATGGCCCGCCATATCGCCCTGCTGCGCGCGGTCAACGTCGGCGGCACCGGCAAGCTGCCGATGGCCGAACTGGTCGCCATGTGCCAGGCCGAGGGCTTCACCGGGGTACGCACGGTGCTGGCCAGCGGCAACGTGGTGTTCGACAGCGATGCCAGCCCGGCCAAGGTCAAGGCGGCGCTGGAGCGGCGCCTGCTGGGCTACGCCGGCAAGCCGGTCGGTGTGCTGGTCCGCAGCCCGGCGGAAATGGCCGCGGTGCTGGCTGCCAATCCCTTCCCCGGCGAACCGGGCAACCGCACGGTGGCGATCTTCCTCGACGGGCCGCCGCCGGCCGGCGCGCTGGACGCGGTCCGCCACCAGCGCGACGAGCGCCTGGCCCTGGGCCTGCGCGAGATCTACGTCGCCTACGGTTCGGGCATGGCCGATTCGAAACTGGTGGTCCCGGCCGCTTCCGCTGGCACCGCGCGGAACATGAACACCGTGGCCCGGCTGGTGGCCCTGGCCCAGGGCGCCTGA
- a CDS encoding SDR family NAD(P)-dependent oxidoreductase — protein MSRTVFITGATSGFGLAATRRFVAAGCRVVATGRRADRLDALVQMLGADKVHPLVFDMRDSAAMDEAIASLPEPFAGIDVLVNNAGLALGTAPANHASLDDWKVMIDTNITGLVTLTHRLLPTLVERRGVIINVSSVAGVYPYPGGNVYGGTKAFVSQFSLNLRSDLHGTGVRVTTIEPGMAETEFTVVRTHGNQAASDALYKDANPMSAEDIAEQIYYVASLPPHLNINRLEIMPVTQSFAGFQVHRG, from the coding sequence ATGTCCAGGACCGTCTTCATCACCGGCGCCACCTCCGGCTTCGGCCTGGCGGCCACGCGCCGGTTCGTCGCCGCCGGCTGCAGGGTGGTCGCCACCGGCCGCCGTGCCGACCGCCTGGATGCCCTGGTGCAGATGCTGGGCGCCGACAAGGTCCACCCGCTGGTGTTCGACATGCGCGACAGCGCCGCGATGGACGAAGCGATCGCCAGCCTGCCGGAGCCATTCGCCGGGATCGACGTGCTGGTCAACAACGCCGGCCTGGCCCTGGGCACCGCCCCGGCCAACCACGCCTCGCTGGACGACTGGAAGGTGATGATCGACACCAACATCACCGGCCTGGTCACCCTGACCCACCGCCTGCTGCCCACCCTGGTCGAGCGCCGCGGCGTGATCATCAACGTCAGCTCGGTCGCCGGTGTGTACCCGTACCCCGGTGGCAACGTCTACGGCGGCACCAAGGCCTTCGTCAGCCAGTTCTCGCTGAACCTGCGCAGCGACCTGCACGGCACCGGCGTGCGCGTGACCACGATCGAGCCGGGCATGGCCGAGACCGAGTTCACCGTGGTCCGCACCCACGGCAACCAGGCCGCCTCGGACGCGCTGTACAAGGACGCCAACCCGATGAGCGCCGAGGACATCGCCGAGCAGATCTACTACGTGGCCAGCCTGCCGCCGCACCTCAACATCAACCGGCTGGAGATCATGCCGGTGACGCAGAGCTTCGCCGGCTTCCAGGTCCACCGCGGCTGA
- a CDS encoding SPOR domain-containing protein, which translates to MAARRGKSQARRNGSNSRPAWVWLVAGLAIGAVVVLGAPGLLKKDGDGFVRFGPRADPDAEPAPLADTEAIADIPAEPARQAPPAPQYDFYTVLPGNEVRMSDAELAASAREEQARIEREEARRAREALEGRAPDPVAVQEAAPVAAAAAPAPAPAPASSTPAAEPAPAASAPAAAPAQAPAVASASDARYILQAGAFGAQNDAEEVKARIAMLGLSARVESGEAGGRTVYRVRMGPYGSASELAEAKQALANGGLPAVAIKAQ; encoded by the coding sequence ATGGCGGCAAGACGTGGCAAGAGCCAGGCGCGACGCAACGGCAGCAACAGCCGGCCGGCGTGGGTGTGGCTGGTGGCCGGACTGGCGATCGGCGCGGTGGTGGTGCTGGGCGCGCCCGGCCTGCTGAAGAAGGACGGCGACGGTTTCGTCCGCTTCGGCCCGCGTGCCGATCCGGACGCCGAGCCGGCGCCGCTGGCCGACACCGAGGCGATCGCCGATATCCCGGCAGAGCCTGCGCGCCAGGCTCCTCCGGCCCCGCAGTACGACTTCTACACCGTGCTGCCGGGCAACGAGGTGCGCATGTCCGACGCCGAGCTGGCCGCCAGCGCGCGCGAGGAACAGGCGCGGATCGAGCGCGAGGAAGCGCGCCGCGCCCGCGAGGCGCTGGAAGGCCGCGCGCCGGATCCGGTGGCGGTGCAGGAAGCCGCGCCGGTCGCGGCCGCGGCAGCCCCGGCTCCGGCCCCGGCCCCGGCCAGCAGTACACCGGCCGCGGAACCGGCGCCGGCCGCCAGCGCACCGGCGGCGGCTCCGGCCCAGGCTCCCGCCGTGGCCTCGGCCAGCGATGCGCGCTACATCCTCCAGGCCGGCGCCTTCGGCGCGCAGAACGACGCCGAGGAAGTGAAGGCCCGGATCGCCATGCTCGGCCTCAGCGCGCGGGTGGAATCCGGCGAAGCCGGCGGGCGCACCGTGTATCGCGTGCGCATGGGACCCTACGGCAGCGCCAGCGAGCTGGCCGAGGCCAAGCAGGCCCTCGCCAACGGCGGCCTGCCGGCGGTGGCGATCAAGGCGCAGTGA
- the argS gene encoding arginine--tRNA ligase, whose translation MKILLKALVNQGIEALRVAGKLPADAPTPDFVIERPKTREHGDFATNAAMLLAKAARTNPRAVAQALVEAMPASDDVARAEIAGPGFINFHLAAGAWQREVAGVLRHGGEYGRNTTGQGRTAGVEYVSANPTGPLHVGHGRAAAIGDCIARVLDANGWKVKREFYYNDAGVQIENLARSTQARLRGLKPGDAEWPAEAYNGDYIQDVADAYLRGDTVEIEGHAVTASGDVEDIDSIRRFAVAYLRNEQNQDLAAFGVEFDIYFLESSLYRDGKVEETVRELGAKGHTYEEGGALWLRSTDFGDDKDRVMRKSDGTYTYFVPDVAYHLSKWQRGYERAITELGADHHGSLARVRAGLQALDVGIPKGWPEYVLHQMVTVMRGGEEVKLSKRAGSYLTLRDLIEEAGRDATRWFLIARKPDSQLVFDIDLARQQSNDNPVFYVQYAHARVAALFRQGAEKGYAFDQANGLANLARLDDDGSLTLVVELSRYPEVVEAAGQSLEPHLVAQYLRELAYAFHTWYANTPVLVEEPALRDARLALAQAVQQVLANGLGLLGVSAPERM comes from the coding sequence GTGAAGATCCTTCTCAAGGCCCTGGTCAACCAGGGTATCGAAGCCCTGCGCGTCGCCGGCAAGCTGCCCGCGGACGCCCCCACGCCCGATTTCGTGATCGAGCGCCCGAAGACCCGCGAGCACGGCGACTTCGCCACCAATGCCGCGATGCTGCTGGCCAAGGCCGCGCGCACCAATCCGCGTGCGGTCGCCCAGGCGCTGGTCGAAGCCATGCCGGCCAGCGACGACGTCGCCAGGGCCGAGATCGCCGGGCCGGGCTTCATCAACTTCCACCTCGCCGCCGGTGCCTGGCAGCGCGAGGTCGCGGGGGTGCTGCGCCACGGCGGCGAGTACGGCCGCAACACCACCGGCCAGGGCCGCACCGCGGGCGTGGAGTACGTCTCGGCCAACCCGACCGGCCCGCTGCACGTGGGCCACGGCCGCGCCGCCGCGATCGGCGACTGCATCGCCCGCGTGCTCGACGCCAACGGCTGGAAGGTCAAGCGCGAGTTCTACTACAACGACGCCGGCGTCCAGATCGAGAACCTGGCCCGCTCCACCCAGGCGCGCCTGCGCGGGCTCAAGCCCGGCGACGCCGAGTGGCCGGCGGAGGCCTACAACGGCGACTACATCCAGGACGTGGCCGACGCCTACCTGCGCGGCGACACCGTGGAGATCGAGGGCCACGCGGTCACCGCCAGCGGCGACGTCGAGGACATCGACTCCATCCGCCGCTTCGCGGTGGCCTACCTGCGCAACGAGCAGAACCAGGACCTGGCCGCGTTCGGCGTCGAGTTCGACATCTATTTCCTGGAGAGCTCGCTGTACCGCGACGGCAAGGTCGAGGAGACCGTGCGCGAGCTGGGCGCCAAGGGCCACACCTACGAGGAAGGCGGCGCGCTGTGGCTGCGCAGCACCGACTTCGGTGACGACAAGGACCGCGTCATGCGCAAGTCCGACGGCACCTACACCTACTTCGTGCCGGACGTGGCCTACCACCTGAGCAAGTGGCAGCGCGGCTACGAGCGCGCGATCACCGAGCTGGGCGCCGACCACCACGGCTCGCTGGCGCGCGTGCGCGCCGGCCTGCAGGCGCTGGACGTGGGCATCCCCAAGGGCTGGCCCGAGTACGTGCTGCACCAGATGGTCACGGTGATGCGCGGCGGCGAGGAAGTGAAGCTGTCCAAGCGCGCCGGCTCCTACCTGACCCTGCGCGACCTGATCGAGGAAGCCGGCCGCGATGCCACCCGCTGGTTCCTGATCGCGCGCAAGCCCGATTCGCAGCTGGTGTTCGACATCGACCTGGCGCGCCAGCAGAGCAACGACAACCCGGTGTTCTACGTGCAGTACGCCCACGCTCGCGTGGCCGCGCTGTTCCGCCAGGGCGCCGAGAAGGGCTATGCGTTCGACCAGGCCAACGGCCTGGCCAACCTCGCCCGCCTGGACGATGACGGCTCGCTGACGCTGGTCGTGGAACTGTCGCGTTACCCGGAAGTGGTCGAGGCGGCCGGACAGTCGCTGGAACCCCACCTGGTGGCCCAGTACCTGCGCGAGCTGGCCTATGCTTTCCACACCTGGTACGCGAACACGCCGGTGCTGGTCGAGGAGCCCGCCCTGCGCGACGCGCGCCTGGCCCTGGCCCAGGCCGTGCAGCAGGTGCTGGCCAACGGCCTGGGCCTGCTCGGCGTGAGCGCGCCGGAGCGCATGTAA